From the genome of Spinacia oleracea cultivar Varoflay chromosome 2, BTI_SOV_V1, whole genome shotgun sequence, one region includes:
- the LOC110792263 gene encoding auxin-induced protein IAA4, protein MELELGLTLSNVPPKIPILEELDLISYVNCKGKQVYEEDYNNSSSQSSVNGDDYDYGEEDKNEEISDGFFNLMKNKKRGFDEVKEMESFVVSMPKTLSLLLWDKHPNEEDDHHQPPKRLCNSSSFTINKNEGDGIVGWPPIKAYRKKLNDAYHHHHQQQQQQQCRRGGNFPAMENSGRGGGGSRSKFIKVQMEGFFIIRKIDLKLYHSYEALVGSLLTMFGKGDDSMDDYKLTYQDGDGDWLLARDVPWRTFIESVQRLRIRRKDH, encoded by the exons ATGGAGCTTGAATTAGGTCTTACTCTCTCAAATGTTCCCCCAAAAATCCCAATTCTGGAGGAATTGGATTTAATTAGCTATGTTAATTGCAAAGGTAAGCAAGTTTATGAAGAAGATTATAATAATTCTTCTAGTCAAAGTAGTGTTAATGGTGATGATTATGATTATGGTGAAGAAGATAAAAATGAAGAAATTAGTGATGGGTTTTTCAATTTGatgaagaacaagaaaagagggttTGATGAAGTTAAGGAAATGGAAAGTTTTGTTGTTTCAATGCCTAAAACTTTATCTCTTTTGCTTTGGGATAAGCACCCTAATGAGGAGGATGATCATCATCAACCACCTAAAAGGCTCTGCAACTCCTCTTCTTTCACCATTAACAA AAATGAAGGTGATGGCATTGTGGGGTGGCCACCGATTAAGGCTTATAGAAAGAAGCTTAATGATGcttaccaccaccaccaccagcagcaacaacaacaacagtgcCGCCGTGGAGGGAATTTTCCGGCAATGGAGAACAGTGGAAGAGGCGGTGGCGGCTCACGGTCAAAGTTTATAAAAGTACAAATGGAAGGGTTTTTCATTATAAGGAAGATTGATTTAAAGCTTTACCACTCTTATGAAGCTCTTGTTGGTAGCTTGCTCACTATGTTTGGCAAAG GGGATGATAGTATGGATGATTACAAGCTTACTTATCAAGATGGGGATGGTGATTGGCTACTTGCCAGAGATGTGCCATGGAG GACATTCATCGAATCTGTCCAACGACTCAGGATAAGGAGAAAGGATCATTGA
- the LOC130467570 gene encoding uncharacterized protein, which yields MPETKQTSSSLPLNQNASSIYYIHPSDSNSAQLVSFKFNGQGFTSWKKAMLLTLSAKNKIGFVNGVFKKPVDETTTDNKAWERCNDLVCSWILFNLDESIVDSVLFKRTTRGIWTDLVKTYGYTLLTQIYLLERNLADISQGNQSVSEFFTGIKSVWDAIDERQYVDDAVTSKGYRSIYDVLLRRKAQGDFPNEHSD from the exons aTGCCTGAAACTAAGCAAACTAGTTCTTCTTTGCCTCTAAACCAAAATGCTTCCAGCATTTATTACATTCATCCATCTGATTCTAATTCTGCTCAATTAGTCTCCTTCAAGTTCAACGGACAAGGTTTTACCAGTTGGAAGAAAGCTATGCTTTTGACCTTGTCtgctaaaaataaaattggCTTCGTGAATGGAGTGTTTAAGAAACCAGTTGATGAAACTACAACTGATAACAAGGCTTGGGAGAGATGTAATGATTTAGTGTGTTCTTGGATACTCTTTAATCTGGATGAGAGTATTGTTGATAGTGTTTTGTTTAAGAGAACAACTAGGGGGATTTGGACTGATCTTGTAAAGACGTATGGCTATACTTTGCTTACTCAGATTTATTTACTTGAACGAAACCTGGCAGATATCAGTCAAGGTAATCAGTCAGTTTCTGAGTTTTTCACTGGAATCAAATCTGTTTGGGATGCAATTGATGAG AGGCAATATGTTGATGATGCAGTCACTTCCAAAGGTTACCGAAGCATATATGATGTTCTCTTAAGAAGAAAAGCACAGGGAGATTTCCCAAATGAGCACTCGGACTGA